The following are encoded in a window of Massilia sp. R2A-15 genomic DNA:
- a CDS encoding universal stress protein, giving the protein MFSHILLPTDGSPASESAVHACIQMARELGASITAMHVMPVLHIFTYEPGVTESVHEQVKRERERHSQKYLELVEQRAAAAGVACHTVLVTSDYPYEAIIDTARTRHCDLIAMASHGRRGVKGMLIGSETQRVLTHSAIPVLVYRNGASPAGIHATFLS; this is encoded by the coding sequence ATGTTTAGCCACATCCTGCTGCCGACCGACGGCTCGCCGGCGTCCGAATCGGCGGTGCACGCCTGCATCCAGATGGCGCGCGAACTGGGCGCCAGCATCACCGCCATGCACGTGATGCCGGTGCTGCACATCTTCACCTACGAGCCGGGCGTGACCGAGTCGGTGCACGAGCAGGTCAAGCGCGAACGCGAGCGCCACTCGCAGAAGTACCTCGAACTGGTAGAGCAGCGCGCCGCGGCGGCCGGCGTGGCCTGCCACACGGTGCTGGTGACGTCGGATTATCCGTACGAGGCTATCATCGACACGGCGCGCACGCGCCATTGCGACCTGATCGCGATGGCCTCGCACGGCCGGCGCGGCGTCAAGGGGATGCTGATCGGCAGCGAGACCCAGCGCGTGCTGACCCACAGCGCCATTCCCGTGTTGGTGTACCGAAACGGCGCCAGCCCGGCCGGCATCCACGCCACCTTCCTCAGCTAG
- a CDS encoding sensor domain-containing diguanylate cyclase, translating to MKPALTSPSTATPPQRKRSSAARIATMFLALVCVSLLAVLGASIWSARQTSLSEGKVDTVNMARALANHADSSFDLVDTILAGVLEQVGHDGLAREPERLQAYLADMARRTPALQGLFLYDANGEWLLNSLATPPRGVNNADREYFIYHRTHADLALHVGSPVRSRSSGAWVIPVSRRFNHADGSFAGVALATVRVDFFQQFYDSFDIGAQGAIFLSNDAGRLLTRRPFNEADLGRDMRNGPVFRLWQQNGASGSAILVSAVDGVERLYTYHHLRGYPLMVAVALSKHEVLAHWRSTAIAGTAGTLLLLAMLVALGLRLIRQLIVRDRLQAELRQAQTALEATNASLEKLALSDGLTGLANRRHFDHRLGVEFKRALRDQSPIAMVMIDVDYFKKFNDLHGHVEGDACLQMVAHAVQSGPRRPGDLAARFGGEEFAILLPGTSLEGALAVAESVRAAIAALKFAHGASPFGVVSISAGVAMLTPARGQHPRALVEAADRGLYRAKAEGRNRVAAA from the coding sequence ATGAAACCGGCCCTTACGTCCCCGTCGACCGCCACTCCGCCCCAGCGGAAACGCAGCTCGGCCGCGCGCATCGCGACCATGTTCCTGGCGCTGGTCTGCGTCTCGCTGCTGGCCGTATTGGGCGCGAGCATCTGGTCGGCCCGCCAGACCTCGCTCAGCGAAGGCAAAGTCGATACCGTCAACATGGCGCGCGCGCTGGCCAACCACGCCGACAGTTCGTTCGACCTGGTCGATACCATCCTGGCCGGCGTGCTGGAACAGGTCGGGCACGACGGCCTGGCGCGCGAGCCGGAACGCCTGCAGGCCTACCTCGCCGACATGGCGCGCCGCACCCCAGCGCTGCAGGGCCTGTTCCTGTACGACGCCAACGGCGAATGGCTGCTTAATTCGCTCGCCACCCCGCCGCGCGGCGTCAACAACGCCGACCGCGAATATTTCATCTACCACCGCACCCACGCCGACCTGGCGCTGCACGTCGGCAGCCCGGTCCGCAGCCGTTCCAGCGGCGCCTGGGTCATCCCGGTGTCGCGCCGCTTCAACCACGCGGACGGCTCGTTCGCCGGCGTCGCGCTGGCCACGGTGCGGGTCGATTTCTTCCAGCAGTTCTACGACAGTTTCGATATCGGCGCGCAGGGCGCGATCTTCCTGTCGAACGACGCCGGCCGCTTGCTGACGCGGCGCCCCTTCAACGAGGCCGACCTGGGCCGCGACATGCGTAACGGCCCAGTATTCCGGCTGTGGCAGCAGAACGGCGCAAGCGGCAGCGCGATCCTGGTGTCGGCCGTGGACGGCGTCGAGCGCCTCTACACCTACCACCACCTGCGCGGCTATCCGCTGATGGTGGCGGTGGCGCTGTCGAAACACGAGGTGCTGGCGCACTGGCGCAGCACGGCCATTGCCGGCACCGCCGGCACGCTGCTGCTGCTTGCGATGCTGGTCGCCCTCGGTTTGCGCCTGATCCGCCAGCTGATCGTGCGCGACCGCCTGCAGGCCGAACTGCGCCAGGCGCAGACGGCGCTCGAAGCGACCAACGCCTCGCTGGAAAAGCTGGCCCTGTCCGACGGCCTGACGGGCCTGGCGAACCGGCGCCATTTCGACCATCGCCTCGGCGTCGAGTTCAAGCGCGCGCTGCGCGACCAGTCGCCGATCGCGATGGTGATGATCGATGTGGACTACTTCAAGAAGTTCAACGATCTGCACGGCCACGTCGAAGGCGACGCCTGCCTGCAGATGGTGGCCCACGCGGTGCAGTCGGGCCCGCGCCGGCCGGGCGACCTGGCGGCGCGCTTCGGCGGCGAGGAATTTGCGATCCTGCTGCCCGGGACTTCGCTCGAAGGGGCGCTGGCGGTAGCCGAATCGGTGCGTGCGGCGATCGCGGCGCTGAAGTTCGCGCACGGCGCCAGCCCGTTCGGCGTGGTCTCGATCAGCGCCGGCGTGGCCATGCTGACGCCGGCGCGCGGCCAGCATCCGCGCGCGCTGGTCGAAGCGGCCGACCGCGGCCTCTACCGCGCCAAGGCCGAAGGCCGCAACCGGGTCGCGGCGGCCTGA
- a CDS encoding SirB2 family protein, with translation MIDYLTLKHFHMSCAAASGSLFLVRGAWMLRESPRLHARWVRVAPHIIDTLLLASAITLAVWSGQYPGAQGWLTAKVAALIAYIVLGTIALKRGRTKMVRFSAFLAALAVFGYIVAVAVTKQPNPFG, from the coding sequence ATGATCGATTATCTCACCCTCAAGCATTTCCACATGAGTTGCGCCGCCGCCAGCGGCAGCCTGTTCCTGGTGCGCGGCGCCTGGATGCTGCGCGAATCGCCGCGCCTGCACGCGCGCTGGGTGCGCGTCGCCCCGCACATCATCGACACCTTGCTGCTGGCCAGCGCCATCACGCTGGCGGTGTGGAGCGGCCAGTATCCCGGCGCGCAGGGCTGGCTCACCGCCAAGGTCGCGGCGCTGATCGCCTACATCGTGCTGGGCACCATCGCCCTCAAGCGTGGACGCACCAAAATGGTGCGTTTTTCCGCCTTTCTCGCCGCGCTGGCCGTGTTCGGCTACATCGTCGCCGTGGCCGTGACCAAGCAGCCCAATCCGTTCGGCTGA
- a CDS encoding universal stress protein: MYKRILVPTDGSALSLQAAEAAVAFARGVGAELVAVSIAQPFPMMAAEAVAISGSAMGTEELMNQAADNVAKVAALAAAAGVPCHGMTSLAFFPHEEIINAARDQQCDLIMMASHGRHGLSKLIAGSVTQKVLADSAIPVLVLRPGAS; this comes from the coding sequence ATGTACAAGCGCATCCTGGTTCCCACCGACGGCTCGGCGCTGTCGCTGCAGGCCGCCGAGGCCGCGGTGGCGTTCGCGCGCGGCGTCGGCGCCGAGCTTGTCGCCGTGTCGATCGCCCAGCCTTTTCCGATGATGGCGGCCGAAGCGGTGGCGATCTCCGGCTCGGCGATGGGTACCGAGGAACTGATGAACCAGGCGGCCGACAACGTCGCCAAGGTGGCCGCGCTGGCGGCCGCGGCCGGCGTGCCCTGCCACGGCATGACCTCGCTGGCTTTCTTTCCGCACGAGGAAATCATCAACGCCGCGCGCGACCAGCAGTGCGACCTGATCATGATGGCCTCGCACGGCCGCCACGGCCTGTCCAAGCTGATCGCCGGCAGCGTCACGCAAAAGGTGCTGGCCGACTCGGCCATCCCGGTGCTGGTGCTGCGTCCCGGGGCGAGCTGA
- a CDS encoding Rrf2 family transcriptional regulator, which yields MRLTSYTDYALRSLIFLGLNRDRLVTIQDIADLHGISKNHLMKVVHQLGVSGMVETVRGRNGGLRLKREPADINIGQVVRNTETDFYMAECFDPNNVGCAYSASCTLKGVLGAATAAYLKVLDGVTLADMLVNVKTAERPGAVSPVIFHPREPVTL from the coding sequence ATGAGACTGACTTCCTACACCGACTACGCCTTGCGCAGCCTGATCTTCCTGGGCCTGAACCGCGACCGCCTGGTCACGATCCAGGACATCGCGGACCTGCACGGCATCTCGAAGAACCACTTGATGAAAGTGGTGCATCAGCTCGGCGTGAGCGGGATGGTCGAGACCGTTCGCGGCCGCAACGGCGGCCTGCGCCTCAAGCGCGAGCCGGCCGACATCAACATCGGCCAGGTGGTGCGCAACACCGAGACCGATTTCTACATGGCCGAGTGCTTCGATCCGAACAACGTGGGCTGCGCGTATTCCGCATCGTGCACGCTGAAGGGCGTGCTGGGCGCGGCCACCGCGGCCTACCTCAAGGTGCTCGATGGCGTCACGCTGGCCGACATGCTGGTCAACGTCAAGACCGCCGAACGGCCGGGCGCGGTCAGCCCGGTGATCTTCCATCCGCGCGAGCCGGTGACGCTCTAG
- a CDS encoding EAL domain-containing protein: protein MPLSSVRPPSPTIRPYPLARLVLATAGLIVILIGATAAVLLVSYRDTLRQEQTNLRNLSIAFAAQTFSVAQGVDNVMLQAERALAKAGGHAAPNVLLNFADNPMAQEYLLGIYLYGTDGKLVADAVTSKPTLVPAPAPEQVLKDIGSSKDALRITITNIDPVTGRGIVNFTRPMVDAAGVRTGIIVAQADSERFERIYSLVELGKGGSVTLFNRDGRMLVRGPNFPKGIGQYFTDTPLFARHLPASDRGAFAAISPIDGKPRLYGYDAVSNYPLVIITGMDQSDALASWYGRVWTAVVSLLLVSAMVIFLSWRVARDAARKSILIGQLAASEAREKKSADYLAAILNSVGTPIWVLDSRQKIVTLNEAFSRFVGRPASQLVGSDESAALDPATAREREGRYREVLRGAHTSEAIAEIRDGSGQERTVIQLSSKLVDAAGQEQIVSVLTDITERQKAERRLAYVANYDLLTGLPNRGQFGRMLEQNLAEAAQRHACVGVLVVSLERVQEVSDLLGHAAGDEALKQIGQVFQALLPGAAAVARTKSNEFAVVIEAEKGRDFLERYAIELHRKLSGALKVGGREFYLGPVIGVSIFPEDGDNADELFRRADSALNRTGVDIDDTIHFYSERAQTDLDERLMVEAQLRRALERHEFHLLYQPKVHAVTGRIGGFEALLRWTNPVLGEVPPARFIAIAERTGLIIPIGAWALQEACRQLQAWNLAGVDVKVAVNLSPRQFSQKDLLSMIRQCVERCAVRPASLELEITENALMSREHEVDRLMHEIRALGVELSIDDFGTGYSSLSYLKRFPVQRLKVDRAFIRDLGKDADSAAIVRSIVNLAHGLKLGVVAEGVETSEQLAILRAMACDEYQGFLFSRPIDAGEALALLGQNRLAAV from the coding sequence ATGCCCTTGTCCAGCGTCCGCCCACCGAGTCCGACGATCCGGCCCTATCCGCTGGCCCGGCTCGTGCTCGCTACCGCCGGGCTGATCGTCATCCTGATCGGGGCCACGGCGGCCGTGCTGCTGGTGAGCTATCGCGACACCTTGCGCCAGGAGCAGACCAACCTGCGCAACCTGTCGATCGCGTTCGCGGCCCAGACCTTCAGCGTGGCGCAGGGCGTGGACAACGTGATGCTGCAGGCCGAGCGCGCGCTGGCCAAGGCGGGCGGCCATGCGGCGCCGAACGTGCTGCTGAACTTCGCCGACAATCCGATGGCCCAGGAATACCTGCTGGGCATCTACCTGTACGGCACGGACGGCAAACTGGTGGCCGACGCGGTGACGAGCAAGCCGACGCTGGTGCCGGCGCCCGCGCCGGAGCAGGTGCTCAAGGACATCGGATCGAGCAAGGACGCGCTGCGCATCACCATCACCAACATCGATCCGGTCACCGGGCGCGGCATCGTCAACTTCACGCGGCCAATGGTCGATGCGGCGGGCGTTCGCACCGGCATCATCGTCGCCCAAGCCGATTCGGAGCGCTTCGAGCGGATCTACAGCCTGGTCGAACTGGGCAAGGGCGGCTCGGTAACCCTGTTCAACCGCGACGGCCGAATGCTGGTGCGCGGCCCGAACTTCCCCAAGGGGATCGGCCAGTACTTCACCGACACGCCGCTGTTCGCGCGCCACCTGCCGGCCAGCGACCGCGGCGCCTTCGCCGCGATCAGCCCGATCGACGGCAAGCCCCGGCTGTACGGCTACGACGCGGTGAGCAACTACCCGCTGGTGATCATCACCGGCATGGACCAGTCCGACGCGCTGGCGTCGTGGTACGGGCGGGTGTGGACGGCGGTGGTGTCCCTGCTGCTGGTATCGGCGATGGTGATCTTCCTCAGCTGGCGCGTGGCGCGGGACGCCGCCCGCAAATCCATCCTGATCGGCCAGCTGGCCGCGAGCGAAGCGCGCGAAAAGAAGAGCGCCGACTACCTGGCGGCGATTTTGAATTCGGTCGGGACGCCGATCTGGGTGCTCGACAGCCGGCAGAAGATCGTCACGCTCAACGAGGCGTTCAGCCGCTTTGTCGGACGGCCCGCATCCCAGCTGGTCGGCAGCGACGAAAGCGCGGCGCTCGATCCGGCCACGGCGCGCGAGCGCGAAGGCCGCTATCGCGAGGTGCTGCGCGGCGCCCATACCAGCGAGGCGATCGCCGAGATCCGCGACGGCAGCGGCCAGGAGCGCACGGTGATCCAGCTCAGTTCGAAGCTGGTGGATGCGGCCGGCCAGGAGCAGATCGTCAGCGTGCTCACCGACATCACCGAGCGCCAGAAGGCCGAGCGGCGGCTCGCCTACGTGGCCAACTACGACCTGCTGACCGGCTTGCCGAACCGCGGCCAGTTCGGCCGGATGCTCGAGCAGAACCTGGCCGAGGCGGCGCAGCGCCACGCCTGCGTCGGCGTGCTGGTGGTGTCGCTCGAACGGGTGCAGGAAGTGAGCGACCTGCTTGGCCATGCGGCCGGCGACGAGGCGCTCAAGCAGATTGGCCAGGTGTTCCAGGCGCTGCTGCCGGGCGCCGCTGCCGTGGCGCGCACCAAGAGCAATGAATTTGCGGTCGTGATCGAGGCGGAGAAGGGGCGCGACTTCCTCGAGCGCTACGCCATCGAGCTGCACCGAAAGCTGTCGGGTGCGCTGAAGGTGGGCGGGCGCGAGTTCTACCTGGGGCCGGTGATCGGCGTGTCGATCTTCCCCGAAGACGGCGACAACGCGGACGAATTGTTCCGGCGCGCCGACAGCGCCCTGAACCGCACCGGCGTGGACATCGACGACACCATCCACTTCTATTCCGAACGCGCCCAGACCGACCTGGACGAGCGCCTGATGGTCGAGGCCCAGCTGCGCCGCGCGCTCGAACGCCACGAGTTCCACCTGCTGTACCAGCCGAAGGTGCACGCCGTCACCGGGCGAATCGGCGGCTTCGAGGCGCTGCTGCGCTGGACCAACCCGGTGCTGGGCGAAGTGCCGCCGGCGCGCTTCATCGCGATCGCCGAGCGCACCGGCCTGATCATCCCGATCGGCGCCTGGGCGCTGCAGGAGGCGTGCCGCCAGCTGCAGGCGTGGAACCTGGCCGGGGTGGACGTCAAGGTGGCGGTGAACCTGTCGCCGCGCCAGTTCTCGCAGAAGGACCTGCTGTCGATGATTCGCCAGTGCGTCGAGCGCTGCGCGGTGCGTCCGGCCAGCCTGGAACTGGAGATCACGGAAAACGCGCTGATGAGCCGCGAGCACGAAGTCGACCGGCTGATGCACGAGATCCGCGCGCTGGGCGTCGAACTGTCGATCGACGATTTCGGCACCGGCTATTCCAGCCTGTCCTACCTCAAGCGCTTCCCGGTGCAGCGCCTGAAGGTCGACCGCGCCTTCATCCGCGACCTCGGCAAGGACGCCGACAGCGCCGCCATCGTGCGCTCGATCGTCAACCTGGCGCACGGCCTGAAACTGGGCGTGGTGGCCGAAGGCGTCGAAACGTCAGAACAGCTGGCGATCCTGCGCGCGATGGCGTGCGACGAATACCAGGGCTTCCTGTTCAGCCGCCCGATCGACGCCGGGGAAGCGCTGGCGCTGCTCGGCCAGAACCGCCTGGCGGCGGTGTAA
- a CDS encoding pyridoxamine 5'-phosphate oxidase family protein produces MDQIFKDFVLQVIDGATDLTLATVRPDGYPQATTVSYAHDGLNLYVGIGKHSQKASNVRANNKVSLTINLPYQDWRDIKGLSMSALAQIVEDDAGIAAAKACLLKRFPQIAEWSDAPMAGEMAFLKITPQVISMLDYSKGFGHTEQVAA; encoded by the coding sequence ATGGACCAGATTTTCAAGGATTTCGTGTTGCAGGTGATCGACGGCGCCACCGACCTGACGCTGGCGACGGTGCGGCCGGACGGCTATCCGCAAGCGACCACGGTCAGCTATGCGCACGACGGGCTGAACCTGTACGTGGGCATCGGCAAGCACAGCCAGAAAGCCAGCAACGTGCGCGCCAACAACAAGGTGTCGCTGACCATCAACCTGCCGTACCAGGACTGGCGCGACATCAAGGGCTTGTCGATGAGCGCGCTGGCGCAGATCGTCGAGGACGACGCCGGCATCGCCGCCGCCAAGGCCTGCCTGCTAAAGCGCTTCCCGCAAATCGCCGAGTGGAGCGATGCGCCCATGGCCGGCGAGATGGCGTTCCTGAAAATCACGCCGCAGGTCATCTCCATGCTCGACTACTCGAAAGGCTTCGGCCACACCGAGCAGGTCGCCGCCTAG
- a CDS encoding universal stress protein produces the protein MFKRILLPTDGSEPSQRAILAGIRFAKDLGAEVVGLTVIPKFHTFTYKTEMLEDTQSEYAVESRKHADEYLKFISGAAQEAGVPCSTEQVVSDDPYAMILSTARDRHCDLIVMGSHGRRGVKGVLLGSETQKVLVHGSIPVLVYR, from the coding sequence ATGTTCAAACGAATCCTCCTGCCCACGGATGGCTCCGAGCCGTCCCAGCGCGCGATCCTGGCCGGCATCCGCTTCGCCAAGGATCTTGGCGCCGAGGTGGTCGGCCTGACGGTCATCCCGAAGTTCCATACCTTCACCTACAAGACCGAAATGCTCGAGGACACTCAGAGCGAATACGCGGTCGAGAGCCGAAAGCACGCCGACGAATACCTCAAGTTCATCAGCGGCGCCGCGCAGGAAGCCGGGGTGCCGTGCAGCACCGAGCAGGTGGTGTCGGATGATCCGTACGCGATGATCCTGTCCACCGCGCGAGACCGCCATTGCGACCTGATCGTCATGGGCTCGCACGGGCGCCGCGGCGTCAAGGGCGTGCTGCTGGGCAGCGAAACGCAAAAGGTGCTGGTGCACGGCAGCATCCCCGTGCTGGTGTACCGCTGA
- a CDS encoding acetate/propionate family kinase: MSTSQSRTILAVNAGSSTIKFALFDAAPEPQRALEGCVDGIGSGRGSFSCQGVNPIDTFARHFAIPERFNAAHVLMDWLGERLDPASLAAIGHRVVHGGPGYSQTQALTVAMRDDLHRLSALDPEHLPLELLMIDTLHLRFPSVLQVACFDTAFHHAMPRVARIVPIPRRYEAHGVRRYGFHGLSCAYLVDELARLAGPGVAAGRVILTHLGNGSSVTAVRDGKSVDTSMGLTPAGGLPMATRSGDVDPGLAWYLSRTEQMTPAKFNHMTNHESGLLGISETSCDMRVLLAAQEEDERAAEAVAVFCYQARKTICAMAAALEGVDTLVFSGGTGEHSAEVRARICDGLAFMGIRLDPARNAQNAPVISADGSTVSVRVIHTDEQRMIAQEVRRVLEHSAP; encoded by the coding sequence ATGTCCACTTCCCAGTCCCGCACGATCCTGGCGGTCAACGCAGGCTCATCGACGATCAAGTTCGCGCTGTTCGATGCGGCGCCCGAGCCGCAGCGCGCGCTGGAAGGCTGCGTGGACGGCATCGGCTCCGGGCGCGGCTCGTTCAGCTGCCAAGGCGTCAATCCGATCGACACCTTCGCCCGCCATTTCGCCATTCCCGAACGCTTCAACGCGGCCCACGTCCTGATGGACTGGCTGGGCGAGCGCCTCGACCCGGCCTCGCTGGCGGCGATCGGCCACCGCGTCGTGCACGGCGGTCCCGGCTACTCGCAAACCCAGGCGCTGACGGTGGCCATGCGCGACGACCTGCACCGCCTGAGCGCGCTCGATCCCGAGCACCTGCCGCTCGAGCTTCTGATGATCGACACCCTGCACTTGCGCTTTCCCAGCGTGCTGCAGGTGGCCTGCTTCGACACCGCCTTCCACCACGCCATGCCGCGGGTGGCGCGCATCGTGCCCATCCCGCGCCGCTACGAGGCGCACGGCGTGCGCCGCTACGGCTTTCACGGCCTGTCGTGCGCCTACCTGGTCGACGAACTGGCGCGGCTGGCCGGCCCGGGCGTGGCCGCGGGGCGCGTGATCCTGACCCACCTGGGCAATGGCTCGAGCGTTACCGCTGTCCGCGACGGCAAGAGCGTCGATACCAGCATGGGCCTGACCCCGGCCGGCGGCCTGCCGATGGCGACCCGCTCGGGCGACGTCGATCCGGGCCTGGCCTGGTACCTGTCGCGCACCGAGCAGATGACGCCGGCCAAGTTCAACCACATGACCAACCACGAGTCCGGCCTGCTCGGCATATCGGAGACCAGCTGCGACATGCGCGTGCTGCTCGCCGCCCAGGAAGAGGACGAGCGCGCGGCCGAAGCGGTGGCGGTGTTCTGCTACCAGGCGCGCAAGACGATCTGCGCGATGGCCGCCGCGCTGGAAGGGGTGGACACGCTGGTGTTTTCCGGCGGCACCGGCGAGCATTCGGCCGAAGTGCGCGCGCGCATCTGCGACGGCCTGGCGTTCATGGGCATCCGGCTCGATCCGGCGCGCAACGCGCAAAACGCGCCGGTCATCTCCGCCGACGGCAGCACCGTGAGCGTGCGCGTGATCCATACCGACGAGCAGCGCATGATCGCCCAGGAAGTGCGCAGGGTGCTCGAGCACAGCGCTCCATGA
- a CDS encoding SOS response-associated peptidase — translation MTHIKHAPAGAPETRYHTPMCANYTPTRLDAISQHHGLEHALFNFPAEAFPGYLAPIIRESREVTGAIECVPAMFGMVPHWADTKLARQTYNARTETVATKPSFRNAWKRNQFCIVPADNFFEPCYETGKPVRWRISAAEGTPLGIAGIWEWRAAGPDGLPLLSFSMLTINADGHPLMDRFHKPGDEKRMLVLLEPQQYQGWLEGALVNEEEVYRPWDAEKLVAVADPMPPRGKAKEAAPALF, via the coding sequence TTGACGCATATCAAACATGCGCCGGCTGGCGCGCCGGAAACGCGCTACCATACGCCCATGTGCGCCAACTACACTCCCACCCGCCTCGACGCGATCAGCCAGCACCACGGGCTCGAGCACGCCCTGTTCAATTTTCCCGCCGAAGCCTTTCCGGGCTACCTTGCCCCGATCATCCGCGAGTCGCGCGAGGTGACCGGCGCCATCGAGTGCGTGCCGGCGATGTTCGGCATGGTGCCGCACTGGGCCGACACCAAGCTGGCGCGCCAGACCTACAATGCGCGCACCGAAACCGTGGCGACCAAGCCCTCGTTTCGCAACGCGTGGAAGCGCAACCAGTTCTGCATCGTCCCGGCCGACAATTTCTTCGAGCCCTGTTACGAGACCGGCAAGCCGGTGCGCTGGCGCATTTCCGCGGCCGAGGGAACGCCGCTGGGCATCGCCGGGATCTGGGAATGGCGGGCCGCCGGTCCGGACGGGCTGCCGCTGCTGTCGTTCTCGATGCTGACGATCAATGCCGACGGCCATCCGCTGATGGACCGCTTCCACAAGCCTGGCGACGAAAAGCGCATGCTGGTGTTGCTCGAACCGCAACAGTACCAGGGCTGGCTCGAAGGCGCACTGGTCAATGAAGAAGAAGTCTATCGGCCGTGGGACGCCGAAAAGCTGGTTGCGGTGGCAGATCCGATGCCGCCGCGCGGCAAGGCAAAAGAAGCGGCGCCGGCACTGTTCTGA
- a CDS encoding NAD(P)H-dependent oxidoreductase, producing the protein MGKRVLLIQGHPDQAPGHLCRSLEEAYARGVREGGHALRRIDVGALDFPLLRSQHDWEHGALPAGLQQAQDDILWSQHIVFFFPLWLGDMPAILKGFLEQVARPGFAFSAEGKNPFARKGLKGRSGRLVVTMGMPAIVYRVYFRAHSVKSLRRNVLGFVGIAPVGDTLIGMTGNLKPRVAARWLDRMQALGRGAV; encoded by the coding sequence ATGGGCAAACGGGTCTTGTTGATACAGGGGCACCCCGACCAGGCGCCCGGCCATCTGTGCCGGTCGCTGGAGGAAGCCTATGCGCGCGGCGTGCGCGAAGGTGGGCACGCGCTGCGCCGGATCGACGTCGGCGCGCTCGACTTTCCGCTGCTGCGCAGCCAGCACGACTGGGAGCACGGCGCCTTGCCCGCCGGCCTGCAGCAGGCCCAGGACGACATCCTGTGGTCGCAGCACATCGTGTTCTTCTTTCCGCTGTGGCTGGGCGACATGCCGGCCATCCTGAAAGGCTTCCTCGAGCAGGTCGCCCGTCCCGGCTTCGCGTTTTCGGCCGAGGGCAAGAATCCGTTCGCCAGGAAAGGCCTGAAGGGACGGTCGGGGCGGCTGGTGGTGACGATGGGGATGCCCGCCATCGTCTACCGGGTGTATTTTCGCGCCCACAGCGTCAAGTCCTTGCGCCGCAACGTGCTTGGGTTCGTCGGCATCGCGCCGGTCGGCGACACCCTGATCGGCATGACCGGTAACCTCAAACCGCGCGTGGCGGCGCGCTGGCTCGACCGGATGCAGGCGCTCGGGCGCGGCGCGGTGTGA
- a CDS encoding TraR/DksA family transcriptional regulator, with translation MRQLTPSDVEELENELRRERATVLEAIRAHLAGRDEDQQRELINYFADGDSRAAAEQLSETELALLRHSMDELEAIDAALKRIDFGVGGLCAVCGAPIPLPRLRAAPASQTCLECQQKIEAGDIAAPRPG, from the coding sequence ATGAGACAGTTGACGCCTTCCGACGTGGAGGAACTCGAGAACGAGTTGCGGCGCGAGCGCGCCACCGTGCTCGAGGCGATCCGCGCGCACCTGGCCGGCCGCGACGAGGACCAGCAGCGCGAGCTGATCAATTATTTTGCCGACGGCGACAGCCGCGCCGCCGCCGAACAGCTGAGCGAGACTGAGCTGGCGCTGCTGCGCCATTCGATGGACGAGCTCGAAGCGATCGACGCGGCGCTCAAGCGCATCGACTTCGGCGTCGGCGGCCTGTGCGCGGTCTGCGGGGCGCCGATTCCCTTGCCCCGCCTGCGCGCCGCGCCGGCATCGCAGACCTGCCTGGAGTGCCAGCAGAAGATCGAGGCGGGGGATATCGCCGCGCCGCGGCCCGGTTGA